aactcaCAGCGCTGAAATTTTAGCAGGTGTATAAGTTCATAGGCGTAAAGAATTACTCCTATTAACAACTATGAGTACGTATAGTGATTTTGTCAATGTTAATATGCTTGAGGTGATGTCATATCTTTACACTTAATTAATCTCATAATTTGTTATTCTAAAATCAACAGTGTTCCATCAATGAACTTCAATAAGTTTGTCCCTTCAAATCTTTATTTTAGACGAATTCTTATAAAgtttctttcactttttttcCCTCTATTTTCAATGATACTTTTCTAGTCAAAACGGTAAAATATAAtactatgtatatatgtagaaCGATAAAATACTTTTAGATTATTTTCACTAGTTAAcatattcattaatattatcagTTAAAACAATCCAGGCTCGGATGCCACATGtaaaattaaatactttaatACACATCAGGATCTTGAACACGATAACCTTACATAGAGATCGTTAGAGGCACATACCTGATGCGGAAGACATCATTACAAAAGAGAAGCGAAATCGTTAGTCATAAATTAgtttctacctccttgccctAACCTTATGTTACCACAGCCGTTAGCGATGGAAttaatgtagagaatatgtggtaaccctaatgggtggagggaggaccaatttatagaggttatgacttaatctggtacgtccatcaagtacccaatgtacggacgagatctattcttcattaaatattatttatggtattattTGGGTCACAAGTAAACTTGGGTCATAAGTAGGAAATTATTCTTATAGCCTTTTCATTCATTGTTGAAAAGGTAATGGATGTGCTGGATGTTCAAGATGATAGCAGTTGAAGAAATTATTCACAGTAGCGCATATTATCATCTACTTTGAGTCTTAAGTGTTAGATTTGGAGTCCTTTTTGTGCTTCTGCTTTATCTTTCGTGGTTTCTCGATCATgtaattatttcttttggtgCTTGAAGTTTGCTTTAAAACTTTGCAGGTTAATCTTTTACTAGAGAAAGTTGAACTGTTTCATTCTCAGAAGTCCACATATATTGCAGACATTAAATTTCCCAACTCTTTAAGTTTGTAATTATAAGTGAAGTGGGATTATATAAATatctttattttgtatatgttgCTACGGTTCAATGACACTTATAATGTAATTAGTTCTGTTGAGCCCATGAATCGCACGGGGTTTTCCTTCCAGTAATTGTTCTATGCAATATACATTCATAACATTTCCCTTCAAGTAATTGTTCTATGCTACATACTTTCTTTTCTATTGCATAACAACTTAGTACCACTTCTTCGCTCCAAGTTGcatctattttgattttttgtgttGTAACTAGATGAAGGCACGTGCCCGATACATATGAAACGACCATAGTTAAGAATGCTTGTAAGGCGAGAATAGCTGAGAATACTTGTTAGGCAACATCTGATAAATCAGTAAAGCAATTGAAGTTTGTTTCATAGAAAAACTGCTAATACATGGATACACATTGATATATGTTATGTTCAAGATTTCACCGTCTATGTATGTATTTACAGATTTACAGAAGTCGTCGCAAAAGACAAAGTAATCCATTACTATGTTGGCGGCAATCATCTTGACTATCTCTATTACCGTTGTAATTTTGTGACATTTGAGGCTTTCTGTTGAAGTAGGAGAAATGTCTTTAGTAGTTGATGTAGAGTATATTTGCAACAGTATAATAATATCAATAAGCGTATTGGGCCCTCTCTTCAAACTAACTTTCAAAAAGATAGTGCAGGGACCAAATGTAGCAGTCAAATTTTCTGCAAAAACAAATGagaagaatgaaagaaaatacacagctataaataaaatatctaaatatcTGTTGGGGAAAACACTATGTATTGATTTAAGATGTAAGAATATTTAAAGGTACAGTAAGACAGCTACTATATATTGGCATTCATAAATCacaactttaaaactataatcTTTTACTCTATATATAAGTTCCCAAACCACAATatcaataatgaagaaattagAAGATTCAACTATTGAGCaatgtaaaataaatgaaattcaGATACCTGTTAAATGAGTTGCGACCaattcttcttcaacttctagtATAACGGGCTGGGAAGATCACTGAAAGGCAATGATGCGTCAATCTTCAATTCCGGAATGAGCCATCAAATTGCACCTTCAAAATGTTCATGAAACGTACAAAAGAGATCATTTCATGTAATGGAGGTGACCAAGGTTTCCTTAATGAAGTATTTGTATGGTGGCATAGGTTGCCTAGAAGGGTTAATTTCTTAAAGAACTTTTGGTCAAATAATTCAAATGAGGTCAGCGTTAAGAATCAACTATTCGGGacagatcctccaaaagtatACTCTATACATTATCTCGGGTTAAAGCCATGGGTGTGTTATAGGGACTACGATTGTAACTGGGACATAGGTGATCaatgtatttataaattatgcTAGCGATATCGCGCACGAGACATGGTGGAAACTACATGACTCAATGGATGAGAGTTTACAAAAATTTTGTGGATTGACAGAGCAAaggaaaattgaattagaatGGGATAGAAAATTGGCTGGAAAAACTGGATTTAAAGATGAACATTGGAGGATTAATGTTACTGATCCTAgaaaattttcttgattttttttttcatttaatatgtaTGCTAATGCTACTATATATAGTAGTACTTTTGCACAGAGTACTTATGAACATGGCTTCGTGCACTATTTATTCATGTGTATATAGAGGATGCGTGTTCTTCATTTTTGGAACATTATGACTGCAGGGTCACTGTTAAGATGATATGCCCCTTTTCGGGGTTAGGGTTCAATCAAATTAACACTAATTTCGACAGAGTTAATTCTCTTTTGATTGAAAAACATACAAATTCCTTGatattcattcttattttcaaGATTGCTCTTTGAGCTCACTTCATCTTTTTCATCCGGGTATTGAAATTTTTGGCAGATTTGTATTTTCAATTTGCACTAATTTGATTGCTTTTCGGAtttttaccaacaaaaaaatgaaaacttaatgtaattctatatatatgtaaaactaataaaGACCAAAACTTCAAAACCTCATAAAATTAATTGTCAAATACATAGGAGTAAATAAGAAACTCTCcatcttctttttgttctttgcTTATTTAATGACCCATTCTACGAAACTTTACAAATTCATTCAACcagaaaaaaatagtaatgaagaaaaaattgaaggTTAAGagaccaaaaaaataaagaagtaccTGAGAATTGCAGCAGTTGAAtggatttgagaaaaatggaagaTGAAGAAAGATTGGAGATTTGGCAGATGAAAGGATTTTGATGAAAGGGATAAACCGACCTGGATGACACGTATAAACAACCTGTAATACAGTGGAACTAGAGAAGACAACATAGTATGACGAAAATACCCTCAACTTATAAGAATTTGACTTTAAACAGATATGTTGATATCCTATTCTCACTAACACTTCTACTACAGTAGAGTAGAATATAAGTCTCTGTCATGCACCTCAAGAGTCTTTTTTTCTTCGCCAGAAAGCCCAAATCTGTTACTTATTGGATCTGGACCCAAATTGTTttctcacaattttttttttatttccaaaacttttTCTAAAATACTTCTAGTCTacaaaaaattgagttttttgcattttgttttttcaatcaGAATCATATTTCAAGAGAACTTAACAACTAATAATGGCTAAGATTCACACTGAAATGGAGCAAAGATGTATTTATGTATCAgagatatatgtatttggagatcaaaatatatgatataaatgATAATATTGAAAACTCATGAAAAGATAGATAATTTACCCATAAACTAATGAGCAGGGCTGGGCATAAAATATCGAAAATAAAATTACCAAATCGAACCaaaattttttgtaatttggtaTTCGATATTCGGTATGGTATTTGGGAGTAAAATCTTAGAATTGTGATATTCGGATTTGGGTTTGGTATGAAATATTAGTACCATCTGGTATTTAGTATTTTCCGATAAACTTAATGAAGGTCATTTAGAAACATGTATATTACTCGTTAACACAAGTCCAAAGAGAAAGTTAATGAATAAACAcaaacaacccaaatacatgTCTTTTGATTGTATCAATATGTCATTCTTGATGACTTCTTACTTGTTGATCTTCTATTATATTGTGCATCcacatttaaaaaatagtattaaCTTTGTAATACAACCGGCTACAACTTCACTATGGTATTACCAAGTACCGTACCAAATCGAAGTTTGATTTACCAATTACTGAATTATCAAAccaaagtttaaaattttaatatttgatatcTACTTTTAACTATCAATTATCGAATCCGAAATTTGACAATTCAGAATGCCCACCCCTACGGTAATGAGATTTGTATTCACCACTTAAAAGTTATGGAAGTTACACGTTAGTATTTAACTTCCACCATAATGGTGGATAATTTTTCAATCCAAGAGCGGGTCATTTTAGGCCTACGTgtgtaattatttttagaaaatgtaCTCATGaatttacttttacttgtttcttcaaaattaaaaaaaattatattaatttaatagttaaatatttaaaaactattcaaaaaggatactataaattatagttcttctaatattaatataataaaaataatattgatcaaaatttatataatttgtctATCCACAAGTGACCTGATGGGGTTAATATCGGTCGGCTCGGTtcaattttgaagtttatcggtTCAACTTATGTGTTATCTATTTGTAGACATGCGAAACCATTAagaaccattaagatattggCTTATTGGTGATCGGTTTATCGGCTATTGATCGTTATCGGTTCGGTTATCGGTTAATCCGTTAAGATttgacagaaaaaataaataattgaaaatcacttagaaacatgatgacaaaccaaatgaatcATGCACATGAGTTGATAAATTGTATCTTGCTAAAAAACATCACTAACACATTGTAGAATAACCGAAAGTTTGAGTTGccagaaataaaaatatgaaactaaaTCCAAAGTCAAGAACTTTATATACCCAATGAtggtgtaatataccacaaatacaataaattacagttgaaataaaatgacaaaaaatgcaTAAACAAATCTTTAGGCTGAGGCACAGATATATCGCTTTCTTGAAGGAGATTTAAGTCCACTGCGGCATAATCTACACCGATCCAGCAGTAATACTCTTGACTTCTCCCATCCAGAATACAACAGCCCAACAACATTGTGCAATTCAAGCAACTccggattagttgaagagtccaaagctccacataAGTACACCTTCCTTCAACACATAAATACTCTTTTgtatatagtgaatatagttgaagacttagaatatttttctatgtctcaactctctctttcactactacaCACTACAATaatatttcacatttctcatCATTTTGAGATACACCTTTCACAAAGGAAgaaacaccactatttatagggaATAAATTCTTCTTTGTATTGAATAAGAATAAAGTGGATAATAATATAGGCAAATGAATGACCTAAAGGTTACATAAGGTTACAAATGTATAATGAGGTAGAATAATGAGTGAAATTAGTGGTAGATCATGACAATAGTGGTTACAAGAGTTGCACCACAATAATGACCACATTCTTGTCAACTTATACCCACTAACATATGCACTTAATATTTTAAGACAGACAGACTTCCGTGCGAAAGACAGAACGGCAAAAATTCTTCTTGCTTAGTCTGATAGGAAATAagatattgaaataaataattttatagcAAATGACTATTCATCTATTGTATTTTCATGCAAATAGGGGGCAAGAAAACTCTATGGAAAGATGGTGGTTTAATTCGATGTTGTTTAAGAAGGAGTTTGAACGCAGGTGTGGGCTAAATAAATCAATGGGCAGTCTTGGTCCTATTGAAAATACCAGTGAAGATCCAAatctaaaaatgaaaaacattcaTAGTTGCagtaatgttgattatttatttttaatattaaaatgcataaaCACCAACAcccaataatttaaaaaaatcaaaccatTAAATCAATAACCTATTGTCAATAaagtaataactttttttcggTTCGGATTATCGATGTCGATTCGATGTTGAACCGTCCTACATTATTGAGTATCTATAGTCAAAGAACCTTATCCAATTAAAGCCGAatgccaaattttttttttgacattttgcATATtgactctattttttattttaaaaagaagccTAACTACGTAACAAATTAACTATAGCCATGGATTTCTCTCTGATTGCCCTTACACTAGCTATCtccttcctttctttcttctaccTTCGCAAGCTTTTTTTCGCAGCTCATACGCGAAATAGAGGTGTACCAGAACCTACCGGAGCATGGCCTATCATCGGCCATCTCCACCTCCTCAACGGATCTCAAATGCCTCACAAAATCTTTGGTCAAATGGCAGAAAAATACGGtcctatttttcaattaaagcTCGGAGTAAATCAAGTAGTAATCGTGAGTGATCATAAAATAGCCAAAGAATGTTTCACCACAAACGACAGGGCCTTTGCGAATCGGCCCAAATCCATAGCTTCAGAGATATTGGGCTACAATTATGCCATGTTTGGGCTTGGGCCTTATGGGCCTTACTGGAGAGAGATTAGAAAAATAGTCACTATTGAATTTCTTTCAGCTCGGCGAATCGAAATACTCAAACACGTTAGAGAATTTGAAGTAAAATTAGCTGTTAGAGAGACTTATGAATATTGGCTGAAAAGTAATCGTAGTAGTAATTTAAATGGTGCTGTAAAGATGGAGATGAAGGAATGGTTTGGGAATTTAATTATGAACACTATGGTCAAGATGCTATTTGGAGTACAATACACAggtatttaattttgaatttaagttATACACATACATATGACTAAgtattattcaaaaattactaatttgaatctcgaaattctAACTGCATAAATTGAGAAACAGAGAGTACTAGTTAATAATGCTTTGAGTTCATGTAGTTGTAGAAATTTGGATGTTGAACGAAACGTAAATTTTGGATCCACCACTGTAACAGAtaaggaagatgaagaaaggAGTAAGGCTCAGAAAGCAATAAGaagatttcttgaattatttgGGGTctttgttgtggctgatttttTACCTTATCTAAGATGGTTGGATATTGGAGGACATGAGAAAGCAATGAAAGAGACAGCTAAAGAAATGGACTTTATTATTGAAGATTGGTTAGCAGagcacaaaagaaaaagaaaattaaggggAAATAAATGTGGGGATGAAGATGATTTCATGGATGTCATGTTGTCCATTTGTGAAGACAAAGATCTACATGGTTTTGATGCTGATACCATTATCAAAGCTACTTGTGTGGTACGtttaaattttgtgatcttaaatatttCACGTGCAAACTAATATACTGCTGAaatttttggttttggattGGTAGGTTATGCTATTGGCAGGAGTAGACACTACTGTTGTAACTTTGACATGGACT
The DNA window shown above is from Solanum stenotomum isolate F172 chromosome 6, ASM1918654v1, whole genome shotgun sequence and carries:
- the LOC125867881 gene encoding cytochrome P450 CYP82D47-like → MDFSLIALTLAISFLSFFYLRKLFFAAHTRNRGVPEPTGAWPIIGHLHLLNGSQMPHKIFGQMAEKYGPIFQLKLGVNQVVIVSDHKIAKECFTTNDRAFANRPKSIASEILGYNYAMFGLGPYGPYWREIRKIVTIEFLSARRIEILKHVREFEVKLAVRETYEYWLKSNRSSNLNGAVKMEMKEWFGNLIMNTMVKMLFGVQYTDKEDEERSKAQKAIRRFLELFGVFVVADFLPYLRWLDIGGHEKAMKETAKEMDFIIEDWLAEHKRKRKLRGNKCGDEDDFMDVMLSICEDKDLHGFDADTIIKATCVVMLLAGVDTTVVTLTWTLSLLLNNYQSLKKAKDELDSHIGKNRCIQESDIKNLIYLQAIVKESFRLYPATPLSLPHKSIEDCVVSGYNIPKGTRLVLNISKLHYDPEIWPNPHEFKPERFLTTHKDVDVRGNHFELIPFGSGRRMCPGVSLALQVVQYVLAVLLQGFEIKRPSDEAIDMSESFGLTILKASPLEVQLTPRLNSYLYYE